A window of Ovis canadensis isolate MfBH-ARS-UI-01 breed Bighorn chromosome X, ARS-UI_OviCan_v2, whole genome shotgun sequence contains these coding sequences:
- the LOC138444904 gene encoding LOW QUALITY PROTEIN: RNA-binding motif protein, X chromosome-like (The sequence of the model RefSeq protein was modified relative to this genomic sequence to represent the inferred CDS: inserted 1 base in 1 codon) codes for MVEADGPGKLLIGGLNTETNEKALEAVFGKYGRIVEVLLMKDRETNKSRGFAFVTFESPADAKDAARDMNGKSLDGKAIKVEQATKLSFESGRRGPPPPPRSRGPPRGLRGGRGGSGGTRGPPSHGGHMDDGGYSMNFNMSSSRGPLPXRGPPPRSGGPPPKRSAPSGPVRSSSGMGGRAPVSRGRDSYGGPPRREPLPSRRDVYLSPRNDGYSTKDSYSSRDYPNSRDTRDYAPPPRNYTYRDYGHSSSRDDYPSRGYSDRDGYGRDRDYSDHPSGGSYRDSYESYGNSRSAPPTRGPPPSYGGSSRYDDYSSSRDGYGGSRDSYSSSRSDLYSSGRDRVGRQERGLPPSMERGYPPPRDSYSSSSRGAPRGGGRGGSRSDRGGGRSRY; via the exons ATGGTTGAGGCAGATGGCCCAGGAAAGCTCTTAATCGGTGGCCTCAATACAGAAACCAATGAGAAAGCCCTTGAAGCAGTATTTGGCAAATATGGACGAATAGTGGAAGTTCTCTTGATGAAAGATCGTGAAACCAACAAATCTAGAGGATTTGCTTTTGTCACCTTTGAAAGCCCAGCAGATGCTAAGGATGCAGCCAGAGACATGAATGGAAAGTCCTTAGATGGAAAAGCCATCAAAGTAGAACAAGCCACTAAACTGTCATTTGAAAGTGGTAGACGTGGACCACCTCCGCCTCCAAGAAGCAGAGGCCCTCCCAGAGGTCttcgaggaggaagaggaggaagtggaggaaCCAGGGGACCTCCATCCCATGGAGGGCACATGGATGATGGTGGCTATTCCATGAATTTTAACATGAGTTCTTCCAGGGGACCACTTC GAAGAGGACCACCACCACGAAGTGGGGGTCCTCCTCCTAAAAGATCTGCCCCTTCAGGACCAGTTCGAAGCAGCAGTGGAATGGGAGGAAGAGCTCCTGTATCACGTGGAAGAGATAGTTACGGAGGTCCACCTCGAAGGGAACCCTTGCCCTCTCGTAGAGATGTTTATTTGTCCCCAAGAAATGATGGATATTCTACTAAAGACAGCTATTCAAGCAGAGATTACCCAAATTCTCGTGATACAAGAGATTATGCACCACCACCAAGAAATTATACTTACCGTGATTATGGTCATTCCAGTTCACGTGATGACTATCCATCAAGAGGCTATAGTGATAGAGATGGCTATGGTCGTGATCGTGACTATTCAGATCATCCAAGTGGAGGTTCCTACAGAGATTCATATGAGAGTTATGGTAACTCACGTAGTGCTCCACCTACACGAGGGCCCCCGCCATCTTATGGTGGAAGCAGTCGCTATGATGATTACAGCAGCTCACGTGACGGATATGGTGGAAGTCGAGACAGTTACTCAAGCAGCCGAAGTGATCTCTACTCAAGTGGTCGTGATCGGGTTGGCAGACAAGAAAGAGGGCTTCCCCCTTCTATGGAAAGGGGGTACCCTCCTCCACGAGATTCCTACAGCAGTTCAAGCCGCGGAGCACCAAGAGGTGGTGGCCGTGGAGGAAGCCGATCTGATAGAGGGGGAGGCAGGAgcagatattaa